One genomic window of Campylobacter fetus subsp. fetus includes the following:
- a CDS encoding ABC transporter substrate-binding protein, which translates to MLKTFFSATIVFGALNAADIDANLIEAAKKEGVINSVAMPDTWANWKDTWDDLARLYSLKHSDTDMSSAQEIAKFKAEKKNATADIGDVGQSFGRIAILEGVSEPFKTSYWDQIPDWAKDKDGHWMLAYTGTIAFIINNQTVKNPPKTWKDLKNATYKITVGDVSVAAQAVSGVLAANYALGGDERDLSPALNFFAELAKQGRLAMVDPSIANLEKGEIDVAIIWDFNALNYRDKVGKDRYLVTIPQDGSIVSGYTTIINKYAKNINAAKLAREYILSDQGQINLAKGYARPIRNAYIELPQDIKDKLIPENEYKNAKPIKNPEVWEKTAKKLPRLWQENVIINIK; encoded by the coding sequence ATACTTAAAACTTTTTTTAGCGCGACCATTGTTTTTGGAGCATTAAATGCAGCGGATATCGACGCAAATTTGATAGAAGCCGCCAAAAAAGAGGGCGTTATAAATAGCGTTGCTATGCCTGATACATGGGCAAACTGGAAAGATACCTGGGATGATTTAGCTAGGCTTTATTCGCTTAAACATAGCGATACTGATATGAGTTCTGCTCAAGAAATAGCTAAATTTAAAGCCGAGAAAAAAAACGCCACTGCAGATATCGGTGATGTTGGTCAAAGTTTTGGTCGCATAGCGATTTTGGAGGGCGTTAGCGAGCCTTTTAAAACTAGTTACTGGGATCAAATACCTGATTGGGCAAAAGACAAAGACGGTCACTGGATGTTAGCTTATACCGGTACTATAGCTTTTATAATAAACAATCAAACAGTAAAAAATCCTCCTAAAACTTGGAAAGATCTTAAAAACGCAACTTATAAGATTACAGTAGGCGATGTAAGCGTAGCGGCTCAAGCAGTTAGCGGAGTTTTGGCGGCAAATTATGCTTTAGGAGGAGATGAGAGAGACTTAAGTCCGGCTTTAAACTTTTTTGCCGAATTAGCAAAACAAGGTCGTTTAGCCATGGTAGATCCTAGTATTGCAAATTTAGAAAAAGGCGAGATAGACGTAGCTATAATTTGGGATTTTAACGCTCTTAATTACAGAGACAAAGTAGGCAAAGATAGATATTTGGTAACTATCCCGCAAGACGGATCTATAGTGAGCGGCTATACGACTATTATCAACAAATATGCTAAAAATATAAACGCAGCAAAACTTGCTAGAGAGTATATCTTATCTGATCAAGGTCAAATAAATTTAGCAAAAGGTTACGCAAGACCGATTAGAAATGCTTATATAGAGCTTCCCCAAGACATAAAAGACAAACTTATACCAGAAAATGAGTATAAAAATGCTAAACCTATAAAAAATCCGGAAGTTTGGGAAAAGACTGCAAAAAAGCTTCCAAGGCTTTGGCAAGAAAATGTTATTATAAATATCAAATAG
- a CDS encoding alkaline phosphatase family protein, producing MSKVVLVILDGLEYSTAQQCMGGLLALCNANMGKIYKMKSELPSISRPLYECILTGVKPALSGILNNYCKPFSSNRSIFEYAKLANLKAGAAAYYWISELYNKTLFDRVKDRIIINEQSLNIPYGIFYYEDDYNDSHLFSDAECLRVKFDLDFTLFHSMNIDDIGHKFSHDSKEYRNAARKVDTILSSLVLKWLEEGVNVIITSDHGMNNDGTHGGNLDIERDVAFFVFGDKFSFARVEVEQSGICGLVCEILGVDHDKSFAKELLK from the coding sequence ATGTCTAAGGTGGTTTTAGTAATTCTAGACGGTCTTGAATATAGTACGGCACAGCAGTGTATGGGTGGTTTGCTCGCACTTTGTAATGCAAATATGGGTAAAATTTATAAGATGAAAAGCGAGCTTCCGTCTATCTCAAGACCGCTTTACGAGTGTATATTGACAGGAGTTAAACCGGCTTTAAGCGGCATACTAAATAATTATTGCAAACCTTTTAGCAGCAATAGAAGTATATTTGAGTATGCAAAACTAGCTAATTTAAAAGCCGGCGCGGCAGCGTATTACTGGATAAGTGAACTGTATAATAAAACTTTGTTTGACCGGGTTAAAGATAGAATTATAATAAATGAGCAGAGTTTAAACATACCTTACGGCATTTTTTATTATGAAGACGACTACAACGATAGTCATTTATTTAGTGACGCAGAGTGTTTGAGAGTTAAATTCGATCTTGATTTTACTCTTTTTCATTCTATGAATATAGATGATATAGGTCATAAATTTTCTCACGATAGCAAAGAGTATAGAAATGCTGCTAGAAAAGTAGATACTATATTATCTTCTTTGGTATTAAAATGGCTAGAAGAGGGCGTAAACGTGATAATCACAAGCGATCACGGTATGAATAACGATGGTACTCATGGTGGGAATTTAGATATAGAAAGAGACGTGGCGTTTTTTGTTTTTGGCGATAAGTTTAGTTTTGCTAGAGTTGAGGTAGAACAGAGCGGAATTTGCGGTTTAGTTTGTGAAATTTTAGGTGTAGATCACGATAAAAGCTTTGCTAAAGAGTTATTAAAATGA
- a CDS encoding ABC transporter permease has translation MSRLSKIYHYSVVLVLFLIIVLPMAATFIYSISSSWSSNILPDGFSISHYKELLSDPRFLKALLNSLLVCFAAIFLAILFLFPVVFCANFYFLNLKNVMSFISVLPFAIAPIVLSTGLLNLYSDTISGTPYILIGCYFCIAVPFVYRTIDNNIAALNLKEIVYSNYILGNGIFRAIFRVIIPNLKDSILIAVFLSFSFLIGEFLYANILAGTQFETLQVYLYNIKNRSGHVSSAAIVSYLLLIFIANFISSYISHRKKV, from the coding sequence ATGAGTAGATTATCGAAAATTTATCATTATAGCGTTGTTTTAGTGTTATTTCTTATCATAGTTTTGCCTATGGCGGCTACTTTTATATACTCGATATCCTCAAGCTGGTCATCAAATATTTTACCGGACGGATTTAGTATTTCTCATTATAAAGAGCTTTTAAGCGATCCTAGATTTTTAAAAGCACTTTTAAACTCGCTTTTAGTATGTTTTGCGGCGATATTTTTAGCTATTTTATTTTTGTTTCCGGTTGTATTTTGTGCAAATTTTTACTTTTTAAATTTAAAAAACGTAATGAGTTTTATATCTGTTTTACCGTTTGCCATTGCTCCTATCGTGCTTAGCACCGGACTTTTAAATTTATATAGCGATACTATAAGTGGAACTCCGTATATACTTATAGGCTGTTATTTTTGTATCGCAGTACCTTTTGTATATAGAACTATTGATAATAATATCGCGGCTTTAAATTTAAAAGAGATAGTTTACTCAAATTATATTCTTGGAAACGGTATATTTAGAGCTATTTTTAGAGTAATAATTCCAAATTTAAAAGATTCGATACTTATAGCAGTATTTTTATCGTTTTCATTTTTGATAGGCGAGTTTTTATATGCAAATATACTTGCCGGTACGCAGTTTGAAACTCTTCAAGTATATCTTTACAATATAAAAAACAGAAGCGGTCACGTTTCAAGCGCAGCTATCGTTAGTTATCTGCTTTTGATATTTATAGCAAATTTTATAAGTTCATATATAAGTCACAGAAAAAAGGTTTAA
- a CDS encoding aminotransferase class IV codes for MNSYKKSIFLFETIKIIDKEICNLNFHIKRAENSTINGLKFDFKDILQPSFNGTIRAKVIYDINGNLKNVEYFPYEIRNFYEFKLVNIDFDYDKKYLDRSEIEAVKSNFNEIIMIKNGLITDTSIANIAVFDSYNDTWLTPKTPLLKGTTRDRLLQNRFLKQKDIDLNDLLKTKRFAIMNAMIGFLELKLFKFSY; via the coding sequence ATGAACTCATACAAAAAGTCTATTTTCCTTTTTGAAACGATAAAAATCATCGATAAAGAGATTTGTAACTTAAATTTTCATATAAAAAGAGCCGAAAACTCTACAATAAACGGTCTTAAATTTGATTTTAAGGATATTTTGCAGCCTTCTTTTAACGGAACTATTAGAGCAAAAGTGATTTATGATATAAATGGGAATTTAAAAAATGTGGAGTATTTTCCATATGAAATACGTAATTTTTATGAGTTCAAACTAGTAAATATAGACTTTGACTACGATAAAAAATATCTCGATAGAAGCGAGATAGAAGCAGTAAAATCCAACTTCAATGAAATAATAATGATAAAAAACGGTCTCATCACAGATACAAGTATAGCAAATATCGCCGTATTTGATAGCTACAACGATACATGGTTAACGCCGAAAACTCCGCTGCTAAAAGGTACGACAAGAGATAGATTGCTTCAAAATCGATTTTTAAAACAAAAAGATATAGACTTAAATGATCTTTTAAAAACAAAAAGATTTGCCATTATGAATGCTATGATAGGTTTTTTAGAGCTAAAATTATTTAAATTTAGCTACTAA
- a CDS encoding HAD family hydrolase — protein MIYLYDLDKTIIKEDSAKLWVDFMYENSFVGYDFVLKQAIFEEDYAKGVLDMNAYQEHFLMPLKGMKNSDLKPLLDRYIKDKIEPIIYKDALNLIDQNGGRKIVISATNDFIVKAICRFICIDEFLATNSEIINGVYSARMSGIPAFKEGKVKRIKELLSQDEFKDTVFYSDSINDLPLLKAAKIGVLVNPDDMLLEENKKLKFGVLKFKK, from the coding sequence ATGATTTACCTGTATGATCTCGATAAAACTATTATAAAAGAAGATAGTGCTAAACTTTGGGTTGATTTTATGTATGAAAACTCTTTTGTAGGGTATGATTTTGTTTTAAAACAAGCTATTTTTGAAGAGGATTATGCAAAAGGAGTTCTTGATATGAATGCATATCAAGAGCATTTTTTGATGCCTTTAAAAGGTATGAAAAATAGTGATTTAAAACCGCTTTTAGATAGATATATAAAAGATAAAATAGAACCGATTATTTACAAAGATGCTCTAAATTTGATAGATCAAAACGGCGGCAGAAAGATAGTTATCTCAGCTACAAACGATTTTATAGTGAAAGCAATTTGTCGGTTTATTTGTATAGATGAGTTTTTAGCCACAAACAGCGAGATAATAAATGGAGTTTATAGCGCGCGGATGAGCGGAATTCCCGCATTTAAAGAGGGAAAAGTGAAGCGTATAAAAGAGTTGTTATCGCAAGACGAGTTTAAAGATACTGTTTTTTATAGCGACAGTATAAATGATCTTCCGCTTTTAAAAGCGGCGAAAATCGGAGTTTTGGTCAATCCTGATGATATGCTTTTAGAAGAGAATAAAAAGTTAAAATTTGGTGTTTTGAAATTTAAAAAATAG
- a CDS encoding ABC transporter permease: MNREKFIATLFLIPFFVVFFMFIAAPFLWILINSFIDQNGEWGFDNYKEIFDSRFFMQSFLNSFYISLISSFVALIISLFGSYSLYKIQTSHFGNLFLSLNTMTSNFSGVPLAFAFIILMGANGAINLLFKDLGIDFVIDIYGSVGINLVYIYFQIPLAILLLYPAFNVLDKQSSESSDILGASRAIYWLKVAIPIMMPSIIGVFIVLFANAVGAYATIYALSSGNFNVVPVRIASLIAGDIDLNPYLASALSVMLFYVSNLFNYKRQI, from the coding sequence ATGAATAGAGAAAAGTTTATCGCTACTCTATTTTTAATTCCGTTTTTTGTGGTATTTTTTATGTTTATCGCAGCTCCGTTTTTATGGATTTTGATAAATAGTTTTATAGATCAAAACGGCGAGTGGGGGTTTGATAATTATAAAGAGATATTTGATAGTAGATTTTTTATGCAGAGTTTTTTAAATTCATTTTATATAAGTTTGATTTCAAGTTTTGTAGCGCTTATAATTTCTCTTTTTGGTTCATATTCGCTTTATAAAATTCAAACCTCGCATTTTGGGAATTTATTTTTGTCTTTAAATACTATGACTAGCAATTTTTCAGGAGTTCCTCTAGCCTTTGCATTTATCATTTTAATGGGTGCAAACGGCGCTATAAATCTGCTTTTTAAGGATTTGGGAATTGATTTTGTTATCGATATATACGGAAGCGTAGGGATAAACTTAGTATATATTTACTTTCAAATTCCACTTGCTATCTTGCTATTGTATCCTGCGTTTAATGTTTTAGATAAACAAAGCAGCGAATCTAGCGATATACTAGGAGCTAGCAGAGCTATTTATTGGCTAAAGGTCGCCATACCTATTATGATGCCCTCTATAATCGGAGTTTTTATAGTATTGTTTGCAAATGCGGTTGGAGCTTACGCTACTATTTATGCCCTTAGCAGCGGAAATTTCAATGTAGTTCCGGTGCGAATAGCGTCTTTGATAGCCGGAGATATCGACTTAAATCCGTATTTAGCTAGTGCGCTTAGCGTTATGCTGTTTTACGTGTCAAATTTATTTAATTACAAGAGACAAATATGA
- a CDS encoding aminodeoxychorismate synthase component I translates to MIKAALNSFQNTPFIAIISYDKPDDSIICFPQNAIKLGIKFKLNAVNQTPISYFLEKYPISFDEYKKSFDKVINHQRNGNSYLLNLCFKTKIKTNLNLEDIYNHSNAAAVIYKKDDFVCFTPEPFVVIKDGFIHTFPMKGTINADIPNAKELLLNDQKEFSEQVMMTDLMRNDLNMVATDVKVERFRYIERVKNLYQTSSHISGKLRKELKLGDIFSKLLPAGSITGTPKIQTCKIIKECENEPRGFYSGVFIYFDGKICRSFVMIRFVKQDDNGLSFFSGGGITTRSDVKKEYDELIQKVYFPF, encoded by the coding sequence ATGATAAAAGCTGCTTTAAATTCATTTCAAAATACGCCTTTTATAGCAATTATCAGCTATGATAAACCAGATGATAGTATAATTTGCTTCCCACAAAATGCCATTAAACTAGGAATTAAATTTAAATTAAACGCTGTAAATCAAACACCAATAAGCTATTTTTTAGAAAAATATCCGATTAGTTTTGATGAGTATAAAAAAAGTTTTGATAAAGTTATCAACCATCAAAGAAACGGAAACAGTTATCTTTTAAATTTATGTTTCAAAACAAAAATAAAAACAAATTTAAACTTAGAAGATATATATAATCACTCAAATGCTGCTGCTGTTATCTATAAAAAAGATGATTTTGTATGTTTCACTCCAGAACCGTTCGTGGTCATAAAAGACGGATTTATCCATACGTTTCCTATGAAAGGCACGATAAATGCCGATATACCAAATGCAAAAGAGTTGCTTTTAAATGATCAAAAGGAATTTAGCGAACAAGTTATGATGACAGATCTTATGAGAAATGATCTAAACATGGTAGCCACAGATGTAAAAGTAGAGCGTTTTAGATATATAGAGCGTGTGAAAAATTTATATCAAACCAGCTCGCATATAAGCGGAAAGTTGCGAAAAGAGCTTAAATTAGGCGATATTTTCAGTAAACTTTTACCTGCTGGTTCCATAACAGGAACTCCAAAAATCCAAACTTGCAAGATCATAAAAGAGTGTGAAAATGAACCCAGGGGATTTTATAGTGGAGTTTTTATATATTTTGATGGTAAAATTTGCAGGAGTTTTGTCATGATAAGATTTGTAAAACAAGATGATAATGGATTATCATTTTTTAGCGGCGGAGGTATAACAACTAGAAGTGACGTAAAAAAGGAGTATGATGAACTCATACAAAAAGTCTATTTTCCTTTTTGA
- a CDS encoding TlyA family RNA methyltransferase: MRADVFVSATLGISRNQASELIKSKNITLNENMIDKPSLEVKGDERVVANDNIYVSRAALKLKGFLGELKPCFLNLNALDVGSSTGGFVQILLENGVKSVTALDVGSAQLSTVLRNDKRVIVQENTDIRKFNSSKFDLVTVDVSFISILQILNDIDRLAKRDIILLFKPQFEVGANAKRSKKGVVKDKKLINLSKAKFEIAASELGWSLKKSKESVITGKEGNLELFYYYVKR; the protein is encoded by the coding sequence ATGAGAGCCGATGTTTTCGTATCTGCAACTCTTGGTATCAGCAGAAATCAAGCTAGTGAGCTTATAAAATCAAAAAATATAACTTTAAACGAAAATATGATAGATAAACCGAGTTTAGAAGTAAAGGGCGATGAGAGAGTTGTTGCAAATGATAATATTTATGTGAGTAGAGCCGCTCTTAAACTAAAAGGTTTTTTAGGCGAATTAAAACCGTGTTTTTTAAATTTAAATGCTCTTGATGTCGGCAGCAGTACTGGTGGATTTGTGCAAATTTTACTTGAAAATGGTGTTAAAAGCGTAACCGCTTTAGATGTGGGAAGTGCTCAATTAAGCACCGTTTTAAGAAACGATAAAAGAGTTATAGTACAAGAAAATACTGATATAAGAAAATTTAACTCTTCTAAATTTGATTTGGTTACGGTTGATGTTAGTTTTATATCTATTTTACAAATTTTAAACGATATTGACCGTTTAGCTAAACGAGATATAATTTTACTATTTAAGCCGCAATTTGAAGTAGGAGCGAATGCCAAAAGAAGCAAAAAAGGCGTTGTCAAAGATAAAAAGCTAATAAACTTATCTAAAGCAAAATTCGAAATAGCCGCAAGCGAACTTGGCTGGAGTTTAAAAAAGAGTAAAGAGTCTGTAATAACTGGTAAGGAGGGTAACCTTGAGTTATTTTACTACTATGTCAAAAGATAA
- a CDS encoding ABC transporter ATP-binding protein — MSYLQVKNLKKSYKEKFVFDNINFSAKRGELITLLGPSGCGKSTLLRCICGLSTPQSGKIILDDKDITKISIKKRNIGMVFQNYALFPNLNVYENIAYGLKIKKIDKKDIEKRVKKMLETVGLEKEIKSYPHQLSGGQAQRVALARSLVTKPSMLLLDEPLSALDAKIRKHLREQIKLITKKMSLTTIFVTHDQEEALAMSDRIILMQDGKIAQNSDALELYHKPKNKFVASFIGSYNILSSEALLNLVKHDFKRDLAIRPETIEITKNGSIQAVVKEKIFLGNIIRYSMDAKGISLKVDTLNHSLNSLYEVGDSVFLEIHLEMIKELDDLPV; from the coding sequence ATGTCATACTTGCAAGTTAAAAATTTAAAAAAATCATATAAAGAGAAGTTTGTTTTCGATAATATTAATTTTAGCGCAAAAAGAGGTGAGCTGATAACTCTCTTAGGTCCGTCCGGATGCGGTAAATCCACTCTTCTTAGATGCATTTGCGGACTTAGTACTCCGCAAAGCGGAAAGATAATTTTAGACGATAAAGATATAACAAAAATTAGCATTAAAAAGCGAAATATCGGTATGGTATTTCAAAACTACGCTCTTTTTCCGAATTTAAATGTTTATGAAAATATCGCTTATGGATTAAAAATAAAAAAAATAGATAAAAAAGATATAGAAAAAAGAGTTAAAAAGATGCTTGAGACGGTTGGACTTGAAAAAGAGATAAAATCATATCCGCATCAACTCTCCGGCGGTCAGGCTCAAAGAGTGGCCCTTGCTAGATCTCTTGTTACTAAACCAAGTATGTTGTTGCTAGATGAACCTCTTTCGGCTCTTGATGCAAAGATAAGAAAACATCTAAGAGAACAGATAAAACTGATAACTAAAAAGATGAGTTTAACTACGATTTTCGTAACTCACGATCAAGAAGAAGCTCTTGCCATGAGCGATAGAATAATTCTTATGCAAGATGGTAAAATAGCTCAAAATAGCGACGCTTTAGAGTTGTATCACAAACCAAAAAATAAATTTGTAGCTAGTTTTATAGGAAGTTATAATATACTAAGCTCCGAGGCGCTTTTAAATTTAGTAAAACATGATTTTAAAAGAGATCTTGCGATCAGACCAGAAACTATAGAAATAACAAAAAACGGATCTATACAAGCAGTGGTAAAAGAGAAGATATTTTTAGGAAATATCATAAGATATTCCATGGATGCTAAAGGTATAAGCTTAAAAGTAGATACTTTGAATCACTCTCTAAACTCTTTGTATGAAGTGGGCGATAGTGTATTTTTAGAAATTCATTTAGAAATGATAAAGGAGTTGGATGATTTACCTGTATGA
- the cmoA gene encoding carboxy-S-adenosyl-L-methionine synthase CmoA — protein MRDEVFKRPIKKQFEFDESVVSVFDDMVSRSVPYYCDVQALISLILSKNLSPNAKVFDLGCSTATTLLEIFKLRNDLSLNGVDSSEAMIKTARNRSLAYLANLNLYVSDILDFDFSGSDAVILNYTLQFIRPIKREEFIKKIYSNLKSGGIFIFSEKLVYEDKKLTLDMIEIYENYKHSQGYSKFEIAQKRQALENILIPYSENENKELCLNAGFKSVETIFKWANFATFIAFK, from the coding sequence TTGAGAGATGAGGTTTTTAAACGTCCTATAAAAAAGCAGTTTGAGTTTGATGAAAGCGTAGTGAGTGTTTTTGATGATATGGTTAGTAGATCCGTGCCGTATTATTGCGATGTACAGGCTCTTATCTCTTTAATTTTAAGTAAAAATTTGTCACCAAACGCTAAAGTTTTTGATCTTGGTTGCTCTACTGCTACAACTTTACTTGAGATTTTTAAGCTTAGAAACGATCTAAGTTTAAACGGTGTCGATAGTAGTGAAGCTATGATAAAAACCGCAAGAAATAGATCTTTGGCTTACTTGGCAAATTTAAATTTATATGTGAGCGATATTTTGGATTTTGATTTTAGCGGTAGTGACGCTGTTATCTTAAATTATACGTTGCAATTCATTCGTCCTATAAAAAGAGAGGAATTTATAAAGAAGATATATTCAAATTTAAAAAGCGGCGGAATATTTATATTTAGCGAAAAATTGGTTTATGAAGATAAAAAACTAACTCTTGATATGATAGAAATATATGAAAATTATAAACATTCGCAAGGATATTCTAAATTTGAGATTGCTCAAAAGCGTCAAGCTTTAGAAAATATACTTATTCCATATAGCGAAAATGAAAATAAAGAACTCTGTTTAAATGCAGGATTTAAAAGCGTAGAAACGATTTTTAAATGGGCAAATTTTGCTACATTTATAGCTTTTAAATAA
- a CDS encoding bifunctional riboflavin kinase/FAD synthetase, producing MSYFTTMSKDKIEAIAIGHFDGIHKGHKELIKKLGKNGALVVVESDKACITPGDRREEYSGVPCFYYHLKDIVELRGDEFLKLLQNEFPNLKRIVVGYDFKFGKDRAWDKHDLKNLFHGEVLVVNEFSFDGLGVHSSAIRRFLRDGDIYRANRLLGREYSIKGRVISGQGLGKKSIYPTLNLVVEPYITPKNGVYATRTKIGDDTYSSITFIGNRFTTDGAFSIESHLFDVDLKDNIYEVRVCFIERIRDNFKFNSLDELKTQISKDMLIARNVAKCCDLSLQDDYIHARDLV from the coding sequence TTGAGTTATTTTACTACTATGTCAAAAGATAAGATAGAAGCGATTGCGATAGGCCATTTTGACGGTATTCACAAAGGTCACAAAGAGCTTATAAAAAAATTAGGTAAAAACGGCGCGTTGGTCGTTGTAGAAAGCGATAAAGCTTGCATAACTCCCGGAGATAGAAGAGAAGAGTACTCCGGAGTACCCTGTTTTTACTATCATTTAAAAGATATCGTAGAGCTTAGGGGAGACGAGTTTTTGAAGCTTTTACAAAACGAGTTTCCAAATTTAAAACGTATAGTCGTGGGTTATGATTTTAAATTCGGAAAAGATAGAGCTTGGGATAAACACGATCTTAAAAATTTATTTCACGGCGAAGTTTTGGTTGTAAATGAGTTTAGTTTTGATGGTCTCGGTGTTCATAGCTCTGCTATCAGGCGTTTTTTAAGAGATGGCGATATATATAGAGCAAATCGTCTTTTAGGGCGCGAATATAGCATTAAAGGCAGAGTTATAAGCGGTCAAGGTTTAGGAAAAAAAAGTATATATCCGACGCTAAATTTGGTGGTTGAGCCTTATATCACTCCCAAAAACGGAGTTTATGCAACTAGAACAAAAATAGGCGACGATACTTATAGTTCTATAACTTTTATAGGCAATAGATTTACGACAGATGGCGCTTTTAGCATAGAAAGTCATCTTTTTGACGTAGATTTAAAAGATAATATATATGAAGTTAGAGTATGTTTTATAGAAAGAATTAGGGATAATTTTAAATTCAACTCTCTAGATGAGCTAAAAACTCAGATATCAAAAGATATGCTTATAGCAAGAAATGTCGCAAAATGCTGTGATCTGAGTTTGCAAGACGATTATATACATGCAAGGGATCTGGTTTGA